The Pseudodesulfovibrio sediminis genome includes the window AAAACAACGCATTGTTTCCGGCATGCGGCCCACAGGCCCTCTTCATCTTGGTCATTACTTCGGCGTCATCGCCAACTGGCTCAAGCTCCAGGAAGATTACAACTGTTTCTTCTTCGTGGCCGACTGGCACGCCCTGACCAGTGAATACGCCAACCCCACCCAGACCAAAGGATTTGTCCCCGGTCTGGTCAAGGACTGGGTTGCCGCCGGATTGGACCCGGAAAAGTGCAGCATCTTCCAACAATCCATGGTCAAGGAACATGCGGAACTGAGCCTGATCCTGTCCATGTACACGCCTCTGGGCTGGCTGGAACGGTGTCCGACCTACAAGGAACAGCGCACCCAGCTCGTGCAGAAGGAACTGAACACCCATGGCTTCCTCGGCTACCCGGTGCTCATGAGCGCCGATATTCTGATGTACAAGCCCTGCGCAGTCCCTGTGGGCAAGGACCAACTGCCGCACCTGGAGCTGACCCGCGAGATTGCCCGACGCTTCAACCACCTCAATGAGACCGAGCTGTTCCCCGAACCGGCGGACATGCTCACCGAGGAATGCAAGCTGCCCGGCCTCGACGGTCGCAAGATGTCCAAGAGCTATGGCAACTCCATCATGCTGTCCGAACCCATCGAAGAGATCATGCCCAAGGTGCGCAGCATGAAGACCGATGAAAACCGCATGCGCAAATCCGATCCGGGCGATCCCAAGATCTGCAACCTCTTCCCGTACCACAAGCTCTTGACCGATCCGGCCAGACTGCCCGAAATAGAGGCTGGCTGCCGCGACGCATCCTGGGGCTGTGTGGACTGCAAGAAGGTGCTGATGGAATCCCTGGAAAAATTCCTCGTTCCTCTGCACGAACGCCGGGCCGCCTGCACAGACGAACGTGTGCAGGAAATCCTGCACGCAGGAAACACCAAGGCCCGTGCCTTTGCGGAAAAGTCCATGGATGAAGTCCGTAAAACAATCAACTTCGACTTCTAGCTCAAAACCATATATACAGTGACGATTGCCGAAGAACTTCCGGCACCATCTAACATACAGGAGATTTTATGACTGCTCAGAAAGGCAGCACCGTCAAGGTTCACTACACCGGCACACTCAAAGCTGACGGTTCCCAATTCGACTCCAGCGAAGGCCGCGAGCCTCTGGAGTTCAAACTGGGCGAAGGCATGGTCATCGCCGGATTCGAAAAGGCCGTTATCGGCAAATCCGTAGGTGATTCCGTGACTGTGGAGATCCCGCCCGAGGAGGGCTACGGTGACCCCAACGATCAGTTGGTTTTTCAGGTTCGCAAGGAGCAACTGCCCCCCAACGTGGAACTGGAAGCCGGTATCATGCTGGAAATCCGCACCGAGGAGGGCCAGCCTGCCTATGTTCGCGTGACCGAGTTCGATGAGGAAATGGTCACTCTGGACGGCAACCACCCGCTGGCCGGTCAAACCCTTGTGTTTGATATCAAGGTCGTTGAAGTAGCTTAAATAGCTATACATCGATTAATTTATCCCGCCTCTTGCTGCATCGGCGAGAGGCGGGTTTTACTTATTGACGAGACGAGACATGAGCATTTCAGAACGTTGCTGCGGCATTACCCCCTTCCTGGTCATGGAACTCAATGAAAGGGCCGAAGAGATGGAACGCGAGGGTGACTCGGTCATCCGCATGTGCGTGGGCGAACCGGACTTTGATACCCCCAAATGCATCAATCGCGCTTCCTGTGAAGCTCTCGAAAAAGGGCAGACACATTACACCCACTCGCTGGGACTCAAGGAACTGCGTCAGGCTATCGCGGACGATCACAAGGCGCGCTACGACATTGACGTGGACCCGGCCAACATTGCGGTCACCCAGGGAACCAGCCCGGCCATGCTCGCCCTGTTCTCCACCATCCTCGAAGCAGGAGATCAGGTCATCACGTCTGACCCCTGTTATGCCTGCTATGACAACTTCATCACCTTTGCCGGAGCCAAACCGGTCAAGGTACCGGTCAGTGAAGACGACGCCTTCCAGTACCGCGTGTCCGCCATTCGTGAAGCACTGGAAGCCAATGACCGCATCAAGGCCATCCTCATCAACTCCCCGGCCAATCCCACAGGCACCCTGCTCTCGGCAGAACGCATGGACGCCATTGCCAAGCTCGCAGAAGAAAAGGACATCTGGGTTATCTCGGATGAGATTTACCACGGCCTGGTCTACGAAGGGAAAGAGCATTCCATTCTTGAATTCACGGACAAGGCATTCGTACTCAACGGATTTTCCAAACTCTATGCCATGACCGGCTGGCGACTGGGATACATGATCGCCCCGCCCCATTTCATGCGCACACTCCAGAACCTCTGCCAGAACTTCTTCATTTCCGCCAACACCATGGCGCAATGGGGCGGCATCGCGGCCCTCAAGGAATCCGCAGAGGACGTTGAACGCATGAAGACCATCTACAACAAGCGACGCGTCTACATGATCGACCGTCTCAAGAAGATGGGTTTTGCCATGAAGCATGAACCCACCGGCGCATTCTACGTGCTGGTGAACATGCGTCACCTTGCCGAAAAATTCGGCGGCAGCTCATTGAAGCTTGCGTATGACATCCTGGAAAAAGGCAAGGTCGCCCTGACCCCGGGCATTGATTTCGGAGAAGGGGCGGAAGGCTATATCCGCTTCTCCTATGCGACATCAATGGAGCACATCGAGGAAGGCATGAACCGGCTTGAAACCTACCTCGAACAATACGCCTGAACACGTTGAAACGTCTTGTAAAAGCGGGAGCATGGTGACCATGCTCCCGCTTTTTTTATAGCTGCTTCAACGCCTCGACCACCTTGGCTGGTTCAAGTCGTTTCGTATGGTCCACATCTGCAAAGTGACTGGCCACAGAGCCATCTGTTTTGATGATATATGTGGCAGTAACAGGCAGTTTGAACGAATCGTCACCGTATGAGGCCGGAATATCAATGCCGAAGCGGGCATATATCGGGCGTAATTTCTCGGGCAGAACAAAGGCCAAACCAAAGGATTCAGCCACCGTATTCCCCTTGTCAAACAGGATATCAAAGGGCAACGCGTCCTTTTCCGAAACCGACAGGGATTCATCCGGGACTTCCGGCGTTATGGCCACCAATTGTGCGCCGACGGCTTTGATCGCAGGGAGTTCCCGTTGTAGAGCGGCCAGCTCCAGATTGCAGTATGGACACCACCCGCCGCGGTAGAAGCTGAAAACAACCGGCCCGTCCTTGCAATATCCGGCCAATGTCCGCGCCTCTCCCTTATGATTGCGCAGAGTGAAGTCAGGAACCTGTTCCCCATCCTTGAGGGCCTGATCCCCGACACCCATGGCTTTCAGCTCCTGAGTGACTTGTTCCATGGTATTGAGGTCATCCGCAGACACCCTCTGCTTCTTTACTGCTTCGAACTTGGTAATCTGTGTATTAAGATCAGTCATTCAACATTCTCCTGAGCATGAACGTGCATCCGCGCACAGTACAGCATACACTTTTTTAGGAGAGATGAAAGAATGATATTATATTCATATAAGGTGTATCAGAATCGAACACAAAAGACGTGTGGGGCACAACACACAGTGTATTTCAGAGTATGTATTGCACATAATACAATAAACATGACTTATAAAACAGGAAATACGACAGACATACGACTTTCCAGACCAAGAAGCACACTCAAACCATAATATCCAGACCTTTGTATATCCCGCCTCCTGATCCGAGCAACAGCCCACCGCCTTGATACAAGGTGGAGATATCCATATTGGACGCATACCACAGAGACAGTGCCTCCACCTGAAGTGACTGTCCCATTTCACTCGGCGTCAGTCGATTTTCTGCTATA containing:
- the trpS gene encoding tryptophan--tRNA ligase, coding for MSEKQRIVSGMRPTGPLHLGHYFGVIANWLKLQEDYNCFFFVADWHALTSEYANPTQTKGFVPGLVKDWVAAGLDPEKCSIFQQSMVKEHAELSLILSMYTPLGWLERCPTYKEQRTQLVQKELNTHGFLGYPVLMSADILMYKPCAVPVGKDQLPHLELTREIARRFNHLNETELFPEPADMLTEECKLPGLDGRKMSKSYGNSIMLSEPIEEIMPKVRSMKTDENRMRKSDPGDPKICNLFPYHKLLTDPARLPEIEAGCRDASWGCVDCKKVLMESLEKFLVPLHERRAACTDERVQEILHAGNTKARAFAEKSMDEVRKTINFDF
- a CDS encoding FKBP-type peptidyl-prolyl cis-trans isomerase, with translation MTAQKGSTVKVHYTGTLKADGSQFDSSEGREPLEFKLGEGMVIAGFEKAVIGKSVGDSVTVEIPPEEGYGDPNDQLVFQVRKEQLPPNVELEAGIMLEIRTEEGQPAYVRVTEFDEEMVTLDGNHPLAGQTLVFDIKVVEVA
- a CDS encoding pyridoxal phosphate-dependent aminotransferase, which encodes MSISERCCGITPFLVMELNERAEEMEREGDSVIRMCVGEPDFDTPKCINRASCEALEKGQTHYTHSLGLKELRQAIADDHKARYDIDVDPANIAVTQGTSPAMLALFSTILEAGDQVITSDPCYACYDNFITFAGAKPVKVPVSEDDAFQYRVSAIREALEANDRIKAILINSPANPTGTLLSAERMDAIAKLAEEKDIWVISDEIYHGLVYEGKEHSILEFTDKAFVLNGFSKLYAMTGWRLGYMIAPPHFMRTLQNLCQNFFISANTMAQWGGIAALKESAEDVERMKTIYNKRRVYMIDRLKKMGFAMKHEPTGAFYVLVNMRHLAEKFGGSSLKLAYDILEKGKVALTPGIDFGEGAEGYIRFSYATSMEHIEEGMNRLETYLEQYA
- a CDS encoding peroxiredoxin-like family protein — its product is MTDLNTQITKFEAVKKQRVSADDLNTMEQVTQELKAMGVGDQALKDGEQVPDFTLRNHKGEARTLAGYCKDGPVVFSFYRGGWCPYCNLELAALQRELPAIKAVGAQLVAITPEVPDESLSVSEKDALPFDILFDKGNTVAESFGLAFVLPEKLRPIYARFGIDIPASYGDDSFKLPVTATYIIKTDGSVASHFADVDHTKRLEPAKVVEALKQL